A stretch of Lathyrus oleraceus cultivar Zhongwan6 chromosome 6, CAAS_Psat_ZW6_1.0, whole genome shotgun sequence DNA encodes these proteins:
- the LOC127095772 gene encoding serine/threonine-protein kinase-like protein CCR1: MQIPFNPSQLSSLRFLFILLCFFHGANGFGTMGPISASFGEYEVFCSIDASGKQDVICWGKNTTSPQPLSSSAYVTNIPAMSALSGGEGFLCGILANTSQAFCWAATSKQNADPVLVPSLYRNTAYSRIAAGKSHVCAVRGSYYSDRDSGTVDCWQISKRSKNGTLTAVVNDLFSDQSVINLEMNSVVSGEGFTCGGVRDGGLVCWGPNSTSLKVSNVSDSFSVLAAGRMAVCGVSNISGDVRCWGDIEPPRTEISFVSLSGGAHHFCGVREDNHVVQCWGNLSSSLVPKGYGFLAIASSDYTTCGIREDDLLLDCWLVNASKPDFDPPLELSSPGLCRSSSCGVNEFDFNVSVLNEPDLTSLCVRQDLRICSPCGYNCSQGFFLSSPCTQNYDRVCTACSLCQNSSCLSVCRLHSSNGFFHWHHIRRWVVIIGSSALCLLLILVCGCFFRCCACSRGQRHGTKKHSKSCIGKHEQENDDDVNGNGNGLLHSFPSAASCPGLPQVFRLSELKDATNGFKEFNELGRGSHGFVYKAALADGRVVAVKRANAATIIHTNNRDFEMELEILCKIRHCNVVNLLGYCAEMGERLLVYEYMSHGTLSDHIHGGLSPLNWSLRLKIAMQSAKGVEYLHKELSPPIVHKDLKSSSILLDSEWGARVSDFGLVISSDKDLNRDMESDVYSFGIVLLEILSGRKAHDIDFDPPNVVEWAVPLIKQGKAAAIIDRSIALPRNVEPLLKLGDIAELAVRENPSERPSMSDIASWLEQIVKDGLIL; encoded by the coding sequence ATGCAAATTCCGTTTAACCCTTCTCAATTATCATCACTCAGATTCTTATTCATTCTTCTCTGTTTCTTTCATGGTGCAAATGGGTTTGGCACCATGGGACCAATCTCAGCTTCGTTTGGAGAATACGAAGTGTTTTGTTCCATTGATGCTAGTGGAAAACAAGACGTTATTTGTTGGGGGAAAAACACCACTTCACCGCAACCTCTTTCGTCTTCCGCTTATGTTACGAACATTCCGGCCATGTCAGCGCTTTCTGGCGGTGAAGGTTTTCTATGCGGTATTTTAGCAAACACTTCGCAAGCGTTTTGTTGGGCTGCGACTTCGAAACAAAACGCAGATCCCGTTTTGGTTCCTTCGTTGTACAGGAACACTGCGTACTCTCGTATAGCGGCTGGGAAGAGTCATGTCTGTGCTGTCAGAGGTTCTTACTACTCCGATCGTGATTCCGGAACTGTGGATTGCTGGCAAATCTCGAAGAGAAGTAAGAACGGTACGCTAACGGCGGTGGTTAATGATTTGTTCTCTGATCAATCTGTTATTAATCTTGAAATGAACAGTGTTGTTTCCGGTGAAGGGTTTACGTGTGGTGGGGTAAGAGATGGAGGGTTGGTTTGTTGGGGACCCAATTCAACAAGCCTGAAAGTTTCCAATGTTTCTGATAGTTTTTCTGTTTTAGCTGCGGGGAGAATGGCAGTGTGCGGTGTTTCGAATATCTCCGGTGATGTGAGATGCTGGGGCGATATCGAGCCTCCGAGAACCGAGATTTCTTTCGTTTCGCTCTCTGGCGGGGCGCATCATTTCTGCGGCGTTCGAGAGGATAATCATGTGGTTCAATGTTGGGGTAATTTGAGTTCATCTTTGGTTCCAAAAGGTTATGGCTTTTTGGCAATTGCTTCTTCGGATTACACAACTTGTGGTATAAGGGAAGATGATCTTCTTCTAGATTGTTGGTTGGTCAACGCTTCAAAGCCTGATTTTGACCCTCCTTTAGAGCTTTCAAGTCCTGGTCTTTGCAGGTCAAGTTCTTGTGGAGTCAATGAGTTTGATTTCAATGTTAGTGTTCTTAATGAGCCTGATTTGACAAGCTTATGTGTAAGACAGGATTTGAGGATTTGTTCGCCTTGTGGGTATAACTGTTCACAAGGATTCTTTTTGTCTAGTCCTTGTACTCAAAATTATGATAGAGTTTGCACAGCTTGTTCTCTATGTCAGAACAGTTCTTGTTTGAGTGTTTGCAGACTTCATTCTTCGAACGGGTTTTTTCATTGGCATCATATCCGTAGATGGGTTGTCATAATTGGATCTTCTGCTTTGTGTTTGTTGCTGATTTTGGTTTGTGGGTGTTTTTTCCGATGCTGTGCTTGTTCAAGGGGACAACGACATGGGACAAAGAAACATTCCAAGTCTTGTATCGGTAAACATGAACAAGAAAACGATGATGACGTGAATGGTAATGGTAATGGTCTTCTTCACTCGTTTCCTTCGGCTGCTTCTTGTCCTGGTTTGCCTCAGGTTTTCAGGCTTTCAGAGTTGAAAGACGCTACCAATGGTTTCAAGGAGTTTAATGAGCTTGGCAGAGGAAGTCATGGATTTGTTTACAAAGCTGCTTTGGCTGATGGGAGAGTGGTTGCGGTGAAAAGAGCAAACGCTGCCACAATAATACACACCAACAATCGCGACTTTGAAATGGAGTTGGAAATTTTGTGCAAAATTCGTCACTGTAATGTTGTTAACTTGTTGGGTTACTGTGCTGAGATGGGAGAGAGGTTGCTTGTTTATGAGTATATGTCTCATGGAACACTTTCTGATCACATTCATGGTGGTCTTTCTCCTCTTAATTGGAGCTTAAGGCTTAAGATAGCTATGCAATCAGCAAAGGGGGTTGAGTATCTTCACAAGGAGCTATCGCCTCCAATTGTTCATAAGGATCTAAAGAGTTCCAGCATTCTTTTGGATTCAGAATGGGGGGCTAGAGTTTCCGATTTCGGACTTGTTATTTCGAGTGATAAAGATCTTAACAGGGACATGGAAAGTGATGTTTACAGCTTTGGGATAGTGCTGTTGGAGATTCTAAGTGGAAGGAAGGCTCATGATATAGATTTTGATCCACCTAATGTTGTTGAGTGGGCAGTGCCTTTGATTAAACAAGGTAAAGCAGCTGCAATAATTGATCGCAGCATCGCTCTTCCGAGAAATGTCGAGCCTTTGCTTAAGCTAGGCGATATAGCAGAGCTGGCTGTAAGAGAGAATCCGAGTGAACGTCCATCTATGTCGGATATAGCATCTTGGTTGGAGCAGATTGTGAAGGATGGATTGATCTTATAA